One part of the Gossypium raimondii isolate GPD5lz chromosome 1, ASM2569854v1, whole genome shotgun sequence genome encodes these proteins:
- the LOC105778994 gene encoding dynamin-related protein 5A: MATPTPTKTPVEKSKRSHSHHHHSRDGSSFSSSLSRFEAYNRLQAAAVAFGEKLPIPEIVALGGQSDGKSSLLEALLGFRFNVREVEMGTRRPLILQMVHDPSALEPRCRFQEEDSEEYGSPVVSASTIADIIKSRTEALLKKTKTSVSPKPIIMRAEFAHCPNLTIIDTPGFVLKAKKGEPENTPEEILSMVKSLASPPHRILLFLQQSSVEWCSSLWLDSIREIDPTFRRTIVVVSKFDNRLKEFSDRWEVDRYLSASGYLGENTRPFFVALPKERNTISNDEFRRQISQVDAEVLRHLHDGIKGGYDEEKFKPYIGFCSLREYLESELQKRYKEAAPATLALLEQRCSEVNIELARIDSKIQATSDVSHLRKSAMMHAAYISNHVGVLIDGAADPSPEQWGKTTEEERSESGLGSWPGVTTDIKPANAVLRLYGGAAFERVMHEFRCAAYSMECPPVSREKVANILLAHAGRGGGRGVTEAAAEIARTAARSWLAPLLDTACDRLAFVLGNLFDIALERNRCRESEYGKNTGNWDGYVGFHAALRHAYNRFIKDLAKQCKQLVRHHLDSVTSPYSQVCYENDFQGVFNSTASSYNKYNQASSASYCLELSDIEQVPHDEAKRDQENIPPEKNSKQTTPGKGTEAREALQETQLTVPETPSPDQPCDVVYARVKKELGNCIEVGPRKRIARMTGNRNAEQLAKVHNGGSLLFGNGDSGSKTGSSYSEICSSAAQHFARIREVLVERSVTSTLNSGFLTPCRDRLVVALGLDLFAVNDEKFMDMFIAPDAIEVQHKERQSLQKRQKILQSCLNEFKNVARAL, encoded by the exons ATGGCGACTCCGACTCCGACCAAAACCCCAGTAGAGAAATCCAAAAGGTCCCACTCTCATCATCACCATTCACGTGACGGTTCCTCCTTTTCTTCCTCTCTGTCCCGTTTCGAGGCCTACAACCGCCTCCAAGCGGCTGCAGTGGCCTTCGGGGAGAAGCTTCCGATCCCGGAGATCGTAGCGCTCGGCGGCCAATCTGATGGAAAAAGTTCTCTCCTTGAAGCTTTGCTTGGATTTCGTTTCAATGTGCGTGAGGTCGAGATGGGCACTCGCCGGCCTCTCATTTTGCAGATGGTTCATGACCCTTCGGCACTTGAGCCTCGTTGTCGCTTCCAG GAAGAAGATTCTGAAGAATATGGAAGTCCAGTTGTTTCAGCATCGACAATTGCAGACATCATAAAATCAAGAACTGAGGCACTTTTGAAAAAGACTAAAACTTCAGTTTCTCCTAAGCCAATTATAATGAGAGCTGAATTTGCACATTGTCCAAATCTCACCATCATTGATACCCCAGGATTTGTTCTTAAG GCAAAGAAGGGAGAACCAGAGAACACACCAGAGGAAATTCTTTCAATGGTTAAGTCACTAGCTAGTCCTCCCCATCGTATTCTGTTATTCCTTCAGCAGAGTAGCGTGGAATGGTGCTCATCTTTGTGGTTAGATTCAATTCGTGAAATTGATCCAACCTTTAGAAGGACAATAGTTGTGGTCTCCAAGTTTGATAATAGACTCAAG GAGTTTAGTGACAGATGGGAAGTAGATCGTTATTTGAGTGCAAGTGGATATCTTGGAGAAAATACCCGGCCATTTTTTGTGGCATTGCCGAAGGAAAGGAACACCATATCAAATGATGAATTCCGAAGGCAAATATCCCAAGTGGATGCTGAAGTTTTACGTCATTTGCATGATGGAATCAAGGGAGGTTATGATGAAGAAAAGTTCAAGCCCTATATTGGTTTTTGTTCTTTGAGGGAGTATTTGGAATCAGAACTACAAAAGAGATACAAAGAAGCTGCCCCAGCTACACTGGCATTGCTTGAGCAGCGCTGCAGTGAAGTTAACATTGAGCTGGCAAGAATTGACTCCAAAATACAAGCAACTTCCGATGTTTCTCATCTTCGAAAATCAGCCATGATGCATGCGGCATATATAAGCAATCATGTG GGGGTTTTGATCGATGGAGCAGCAGATCCTTCCCCCGAGCAGTGGGGGAAAACAACAGAGGAGGAAAGATCCGAGAGTGGGTTAGGGAGTTGGCCAGGTGTTACTACTGATATAAAACCTGCTAATGCTGTTCTTCGTCTTTATGGTGGAGCTGCTTTCGAAAGGGTAATGCATGAATTCCGCTGCGCTGCATATTCCATGGAATGTCCCCCAGTATCAAGAGAGAAG GTTGCGAATATCTTACTTGCACATGCTGGCCGAGGTGGTGGTAGAGGAGTAACGGAGGCTGCTGCAGAAATTGCACGTACTGCTGCACGGTCATGGCTTGCTCCTCTCCTTGATACTGCTTGTGATCGGCTTGCCTTCGTTCTAGGCAATCTTTTTGACATTGCTCTTGAGAGGAATCGCTGCCGTGAATCGGAAT ATGGGAAGAATACTGGAAATTGGGATGGGTATGTTGGGTTTCATGCAGCTTTAAGGCATGCATACAATCGCTTTATAAAGGATTTGGCTAAACAGTGCAAGCAACTAGTTAGGCATCATCTTGATTCAGTCACAAGTCCGTATTCTCAGGTTTGTTATGAGAATGATTTTCAAGGAGTCTTTAACTCAACGGCAAGTTCCTATAACAAATACAACCAAGCTTCATCTGCTTCATATTGCCTTGAGCTATCTGATATTGAGCAAGTACCGCACGACGAGGCGAAGAGAGATCAGGAGAACATACCACCTGAAAAGAATTCAAAGCAAACCACTCCAGGAAAAGGCACAGAAGCTAGAGAAGCTCTTCAAGAAACCCAATTGACAGTGCCTGAGACCCCATCTCCTGACCAGCCATGTGATGTGGTCTACGCTAGAGTTAAGAAGGAACTTGGGAATTGCATTGAAGTTGGACCAAGAAAACGTATAGCAAGAATGACTGGCAACAGAAATGCTGAACAATTGGCAAAAGTTCACAATGGTGGTAGTCTTTTATTTGGTAATGGTGATAGTGGTTCCAAAACAGGTTCAAGTTACTCAGAAATCTGCTCATCGGCAGCACAACATTTTGCACGGATACGTGAAGTCCTTGTTGAACGCAGTGTGACATCAACCCTGAACTCTGGATTTTTAACCCCATG TCGGGACAGGCTAGTGGTGGCACTTGGATTGGACCTGTTTGCTGTGAATGATGAGAAATTCATGGATATGTTTATAGCTCCAGACGCCATTGAGGTGCAGCACAAGGAACGACAATCACTTCAAAAACGACAGAAGATTCTTCAATCTTGCTTGAATGAGTTCAAAAATGTTGCTCGAGCACTCTGA